A single Polyangiaceae bacterium DNA region contains:
- a CDS encoding response regulator, protein MSKKQIGRILLQQRALSPEELEKALAERGAGGGRLASRLAERGTIDDTAALKALSEQNGIPGIDLTQLCLRLDDLDLLPREIAEKHLILPVLVRNDRLFIAMANPGEKKVVDELEFVTGKKVYPYVALEQSLSRVIEDAYTRKARGEDFYIGPKCPPEVLQRIGLAPDGTPLDAEEEFPEGPLSLTEPESIPPPRDQAGVVMDDAVGRASQVDEVEDDDFGDVSKELSVVTDIPDNDPASSPNAKTVLVVDDEAEIRRMLVKLLSTRGYRVLEVDRGLSALRMVKEHRPDLIILDAMLPEVHGFEIARRIKGSKRYGEIPIVMISAVYRGWRYAEDLRQSCGVEFYIEKPFRIADVTNAVESALAGRQEAKDPQQISAEAERELNAGVSAYKAGRIDEAMEHLKRGINIDPLAYRLHFHLGLLYGKKGQVYEAISELETAVEINSRHFPAVKNLAVLYQKAGFRNKATETWERALNLAPDEETRQSIKQHLVSLL, encoded by the coding sequence CGCGGCACCATCGATGACACCGCCGCGCTCAAGGCGCTCAGCGAACAGAACGGCATTCCCGGTATCGACCTCACGCAGCTCTGCTTGCGCCTCGATGACCTCGACCTGTTGCCACGCGAGATAGCCGAGAAGCATCTGATCTTGCCGGTCCTGGTGCGCAACGATCGCCTGTTCATCGCGATGGCGAACCCGGGGGAAAAGAAGGTCGTCGACGAGCTCGAGTTCGTCACCGGCAAGAAGGTTTACCCCTATGTAGCCCTTGAGCAGAGCCTGTCTCGCGTGATCGAGGATGCCTACACACGCAAGGCCCGCGGGGAGGACTTCTACATCGGGCCCAAGTGTCCCCCGGAGGTGCTCCAGCGCATCGGTTTGGCGCCCGACGGCACGCCGCTCGACGCCGAAGAAGAGTTTCCTGAAGGCCCGCTGTCCCTCACGGAGCCCGAGTCGATCCCGCCCCCCAGGGATCAAGCGGGCGTGGTGATGGACGATGCGGTTGGCCGCGCCTCTCAAGTGGACGAGGTGGAGGACGATGATTTCGGTGATGTTTCGAAAGAGCTCAGCGTCGTCACGGACATCCCCGACAACGATCCGGCTTCTTCGCCAAACGCCAAGACCGTGCTCGTGGTGGACGACGAAGCCGAGATCCGCCGCATGTTGGTCAAGCTGCTCTCCACCCGCGGCTACCGGGTGCTTGAAGTCGACCGTGGACTCTCGGCCTTACGTATGGTCAAGGAGCACCGCCCCGACCTGATCATCCTGGACGCGATGCTGCCAGAGGTTCACGGGTTCGAGATCGCGCGCCGCATCAAGGGCAGCAAGCGCTACGGAGAGATCCCGATTGTCATGATCAGCGCGGTGTACCGTGGCTGGCGTTACGCTGAAGACCTGAGGCAATCCTGCGGCGTCGAGTTCTACATCGAGAAACCTTTTCGTATCGCAGACGTCACCAATGCCGTGGAGAGCGCGCTTGCCGGCCGCCAGGAGGCCAAGGATCCCCAGCAAATCTCAGCCGAAGCGGAGCGCGAGCTGAACGCCGGCGTCTCCGCCTACAAGGCGGGGCGCATCGACGAGGCGATGGAGCACCTCAAGCGCGGGATCAACATCGACCCCCTCGCGTATCGCCTGCACTTTCACCTGGGGCTGCTGTACGGCAAGAAGGGGCAAGTGTACGAGGCTATCAGCGAACTCGAAACCGCAGTCGAGATAAACTCTCGGCACTTTCCGGCCGTCAAGAACCTAGCGGTGCTCTACCAAAAGGCCGGTTTTCGCAACAAGGCGACGGAGACTTGGGAGCGCGCTCTGAACCTGGCTCCCGACGAAGAAACCCGTCAGTCGATCAAGCAACACCTGGTGAGCTTGCTCTGA